A genomic window from Tachyglossus aculeatus isolate mTacAcu1 chromosome 9, mTacAcu1.pri, whole genome shotgun sequence includes:
- the SIX2 gene encoding homeobox protein SIX2, whose protein sequence is MSLLPTFGFTQEQVACVCEVLQQGGNLERLGRFLWSLPACEHLHKNESVLKAKAVVAFHRGNFRELYKILEGHQFSPPNHPKLQQLWLKAHYIEAEKLRGRPLGAVGKYRVRRKFPLPRSIWDGEETSYCFKEKSRSVLREWYAHNPYPSPREKRELAEATGLTTTQVSNWFKNRRQRDRAAEAKERENTENSTSHNPLVPSLNGSKTVLGSSEDEKTPSGTPNHPSPSPALLLASPPGLQPLHSLGHPQGPSAIPVPSAEPLHHHSLQDSILNPMSSNLVDLGS, encoded by the exons ATGTCCCTGCTACCCACGTTCGGCTTCACGCAGGAGCAGGTGGCCTGCGTGTGCGAGGTGCTGCAGCAGGGGGGGAACCTGGAACGCCTGGGTCGCTTCCTCTGGTCCCTGCCCGCTTGCGAGCACCTGCACAAGAACGAGAGCGTCCTCAAAGCCAAGGCCGTGGTGGCCTTCCACCGGGGCAACTTCCGCGAACTCTACAAGATCCTCGAGGGCCACCAGTTCTCGCCGCCCAACCACCCCAAGCTGCAGCAGCTGTGGCTCAAGGCGCACTACATCGAGGCCGAGAAGCTGCGGGGCCGGCCGCTGGGCGCCGTGGGCAAGTACCGCGTGCGCCGCAAATTCCCCCTGCCCCGCTCCATCTGGGACGGCGAGGAGACCAGCTACTGCTTCAAGGAGAAGTCTCGCAGCGTCCTGCGGGAGTGGTACGCCCACAACCCCTACCCGTCCCCGCGTGAGAAGCGGGAGCTGGCCGAGGCCACCGGCCTGACCACCACGCAGGTCAGCAACTGGTTCAAGAACCGCCGGCAGCGCGACCGGGCGGCCGAGGCCAAGGAAAG GGAAAACACCGAGAACTCAACAAGCCACAATCCGCTCGTCCCGTCCCTGAACGGGAGTAAGACGGTGCTGGGCAGCTCAGAGGACGAGAAGACGCCGTCGGGTACTCCAAACCACCCGTCGCCCAGCCCCGCGCTTCTGCTGGCTTCGCCCCCGGGGCTGCAGCCTCTGCACAGCCTGGGTCATCCGCAAGGCCCCAGTGCCATCCCGGTGCCCAGCGCCGAGCCTCTGCACCACCACAGCCTGCAGGACTCTATCCTCAACCCTATGTCCTCCAACCTGGTGGACTTGGGCTCGTAA